In the genome of Gallus gallus isolate bGalGal1 chromosome 21, bGalGal1.mat.broiler.GRCg7b, whole genome shotgun sequence, one region contains:
- the ARHGEF10L gene encoding rho guanine nucleotide exchange factor 10-like protein isoform X6: MGSLSVSHCTTWIRFPSLYFIFSLSPLSPPLPLAPQLHAFPPPSPTICKPGLERRVQHTDSTDPGAFAIFLVVFPVAEKKGGCVFFFFFSPLLSFSSPLEPTHQMYLKCKYEPPEETLQYKTETHVRAGKKNAKRRAKKKKKKKKLQRGRGCKVRWCTDSSIFRTGRLQEGRKIHPSSLLLRFCQGEIPFATILQEERLREGPRRSVWTPCAMASSQLPPCPTVGTVLASQPPSELPPGEEDLGEAFDFEDSDEEDEDSATEPSRGAVLQAPPRRHRATSSSTEGLVPEIQEGLPERVSNGETCEDPSDINSQTWKRKSGCRGDRFEFTAAEDDVIYDDVPCENLDANQDGRSLIYEDVQRGEELGWSSSEFESYSEESGEENKPEAEPAKHRASFQPKMTQLMKAAKSGTKDGLEKTKIAVMRKVTFLHRKEVPGDGECRRRLKEAEKLPPTPGISRGSLEHCGRAASASGDSEEEDTGFLEVTVSDMKHPPPELGPMPTGLSPQQVVRRHILGSIVQSERNYVESLKRILQDYRNPLMEMEPKVLSARKCQVVFFRLKEILQCHSMFQIALSSRVAEWDSAEKIGDLFVASFSKSMVLDVYSDYVNNFTTAMSLIKKACLTKPAFLDFLKKRQMASTDRVTLYGLMVKPIQRFPQFILLLQDMLKNTPKGHADRLSLQLALTELETLAEKLNEQKRVADQVAEIQQLSKSISDRSSLSKLLNSGQRQLLLCETLTETVYGDRGQLIKSKERKVFLLNDMLVCANINFKPVNPRGQLEISSLVPLGPKYVVKWSTALPQVQVVEVGQESGAYDKDNVVIHNAGAKKHAPTGPASHNKVYLGPPRLFQELQDLQKDLAVVEQITLLISTLHGTYQNLNMTVAQDWCLALQRMMKVKEEEIHSANKCRLRLLLPGKPDKSGRPISVMVVFITPNPLSKISWVNCLHLAKIGLREENQPGWLCPDEDKKSKAPFWCPILSCHMPAFSSKALDLQLSAAVHNPVQSSLLGFSAVSTSLPQGYLWVGGGQEGAGGQVEIFSLNRSVPRTVKSFPVASPVLCMEYIPEVAEGDTVGTEEPRAGAEQPPATLHPTVCLGLQDGSIAVYGSVDTGTQCLLTCKSPGMQPVLCLKHSPEYLFAGLQDGTVAAYPRSNGGLWDLTEQPTRLPVGTGPVRALLMLDETLWASCANQVTVLDASTLCAQQTFEAHPDTEASVTHMIKAGSGVWMAFSSGSSIRLFHTETLEHLQEINIATRTTFVLPGQRHVRVTSLLICQGLLWVGTDQGIIVLLPVPRLEGIPKITGKGMVSLNGHGGPVDFLAVALSTLAPDVLKGDQEEEEGEEEKPPELDGPPPREIRKKGILLQYRLRSTSHLPGQLLSVRDAPVGTVTPEHTEEDGSIYEMADDPDVWVRSRPCARDAPRKEISSVAIISGGRGYRNFNSEPQRRGGDADSTLLIWQLPLML; this comes from the exons ATGGGATCTCTGTCTGTCTCTCACTGCACCACGTGGATCCGCTTTCCTtctctctattttattttttccctttcccccctctcccccccactCCCTTTGGCCCCCCAACTCCAtgccttcccccctccctcccccaccaTTTGCAAACCTGGTTTAGAGCGAAGGGTGCAGCATACAGACAGCACCGACCCCGGGGCCTTTGCAATATTTTTGGTGGTGTTTCctgttgcagaaaaaaaaggaggttgtgtattctttttttttttttctccccttctctccttttcctcccccttAGAGCCCACCCACCAGATGtacttaaaatgtaaatatgagCCGCCAGAAGAAACGCTGcaatacaaaacagaaacacatgtacgggcaggaaaaaaaaatgcaaaaagaagagcaaaaaaaaaaaaaaaaaaaaaaaagcttcagagaGGAAGAGGCTGCAAAGTCCGGTGGTGCACAGACAGCTCCATCTTTAGGACAGGAAGACTACAGGAGG GAAGGAAGATACACCCCTCCTCGTTATTACTGAGATTTTGCCAAGGAGAGATTCCCTTTGCAACAATTTTGCAGGAG gaAAGGCTCAGGGAAGGGCCCAGGCGGAGCGTGTGGACCCCCTGTGCCATGGCTTCATCCCAGCTGCCCCCCTGTCCCACAGTAGGTACTGTCCTTGCTTCGCAGCCCCCCAGTGAGCTTCCCCCTGGTGAGGAGGACTTGGGTGAAGCCTTTGACTTCGAGGACAGTGACGAGGAGGACGAAGATTCAGCCACAGAGCCAAGCAGGGGAGCAGTCCTTCAGGCCCCTCCTCGCAGGCACCgtgccaccagctccagcaccG aGGGGCTGGTGCCAGAGATCCAGGAAGG GCTACCGGAGAGGGTGAGCAATGGGGAAACCTGTGAGGACCCCTCTGACATCAACAGCCAGACCTGGAAGAGGAAAAGTGGCTGCCGAG GTGATCGCTTTGAGTTCACGGCGGCAGAGGATGATGTGATTTATGACGACGTACCCTGTGAGAACCTCGATGCCAACCAGGATG GGCGCAGCCTAATCTACGAGGACGTGCAGCGGGGtgaggagctgggctggagctCCAGCGAGTTTGAGAGCTACAGCGAGGAGTCGGGTGAGGAGAACAAACCAGAGGCTGAGCCAGCCAAGCACCGGGCCTCCTTCCAGCCCAAG ATGACTCAACTGATGAAGGCGGCCAAAAGTGGCACCAAGGATGGGCTGGAGAAGACCAAGATCGCAGTGATGAGGAAGGTGACCTTCCTGCACCGTAAGGAAGTGCCAG GGGATGGGGAGTGTAGGAGAAGGTTGAAGGAGGCGGAAAAGCTACCACCCACCCCTGGCATCTCAAGGGGGTCACTGGAGCATTGCGGACGAG ctgCTTCAGCCTCGG GAGACTCTGAGGAGGAGGACACGGGTTTCCTGGAGGTCACTGTCTCCGACATGAAGCACCCACCTCCTGAACTCGGCCCTATGCCTACAGGGCTCAGCCCCCAGCAG GTGGTGCGGCGACACATCCTGGGCTCTATCGTGCAGAGCGAGCGCAACTATGTCGAATCCCTGAAGCGCAtcctgcag GATTACAGGAACCCACTGATGGAGATGGAGCCTAAAGTGCTGAGTGCCAGGAAATGCCAGGTGGTGTTTTTTCGCCTGAAGGAGATTCTGCAGTGCCACTCCATGTTCCAGATCGCCCTCTCCTCCCGTGTAGCTGAGTGGGACTCTGCTGAGAAGATTGGGGACCTCTTTGTGGCCTCA TTCTCCAAGTCAATGGTGCTGGATGTCTACAGCGACTATGTCAACAACTTCACCACTGCCATGTCCCTTATCAAGAAGGCTTGTCTCACCAAACCTGCCTTCCTTGACTTCCTTAAG AAGCGGCAGATGGCCAGCACCGATCGGGTGACGCTCTATGGGCTGATGGTGAAACCTATCCAAAGGTTCCCCCAGTTCATCCTTCTCCTACAG GACATGCTGAAGAACACCCCCAAGGGCCACGCGGACCGCCTGTCCCTCCAGTTGGCCCTCACTGAGCTGGAGACGTTGGCCGAGAAGCTCAATGAGCAGAAGCGTGTGGCTGACCAGGTGGCTGAgatccagcagctcagcaaaagCATCAGTGACCGCAGCAGCCTCAGTAAG ctgctgaactCAGGGCAGCGGCAGCTCCTACTCTGTGAGACGCTGACAGAGACAGTGTATGGCGACCGGGGGCAACTCATCAAGTCCAAGGAGAGGAAGGTTTTTCTCCTCAACGACATGCTGGTCTGTGCCAACATCAACTTCAA GCCAGTGAACCCAAG AGGCCAGCTGGAAATAAGCAGCCTGGTGCCGTTGGGCCCCAAATATGTGGTGAAGTGGAGCACGGCCCTCCCACAGGTGCAGGTGGTGGAAGTGGGGCAGGAGAGCGGTGCCTATGACAAGGACAATGTGGTCATCCACAACGCTGGTGCCAAGAAGCACGCACCCACTGGGCCGGCCTCTCACA ataAAGTCTACCTGGGGCCACCGCGGCttttccaggagctgcaggacctACAGAAGGACCTCGCGGTGGTGGAGCAGATCACCCTGCTCATCAGCACGCTGCATGGCACCTACCAG AACCTGAATATGACTGTGGCCCAGGACTGGTGCTTGGCTCTGCAGAGGATGATGAAGGTGAAGGAGGAAGAGATCCATTCTGCCAACAAGTGCCGCCTCCGTCTCCTGCTGCCTGGCAAGCCGGACAA GTCTGGCCGCCCCATCAGTGTCATGGTGGTCTTCATCACTCCAAATCCTCTGAGCAAGATCTCCTGGGTCAATTGCCTGCACCTGGCCAAGATTGGGCTGC gggAGGAGAACCAGCCAGGCTGGCTCTGTCCTGACGAAGACAAGAAGAGCAAAGCTCCCTTCTGGTGCCCTATCCTCTCCTGCCACATGCCTGCCTTTTCCTCCAAAGCCCTTGATCTGCAG CTCAGCGCTGCAGTGCACAACCCTGTGCAATCCTCACTGTTGGGTTTCTCTGCCGTCAGCACCTCGTTGCCACAGGGCTACCTCTGG GTTGGGGGTGGCCAGGAAGGTGCAGGGGGACAAGTGGAGATCTTCTCCCTCAATCGCTCGGTGCCGCGGACGGTAAAATCCTTCCCAGTGGCGTCGCCGGTGCTGTGCATGGAGTACATCCCCGAGGTGGCTGagggggacacagtggggactGAAGAGCCCCGAGcaggtgctgagcagccccCTGCAACTTTGCATCCCACTGTTTGCTTGGGACTGCAGGACGGCAG TATCGCAGTGTATGGCAGCGTGGACACGGGGACGCAGTGCCTGCTGACCTGCAAGAGCCCCGGCATGCAGCCAGTCCTCTGCCTGAAGCACAGCCCTGAGTATCTgtttgcagggctgcaggatgggacGGTGGCCGCATACCCCAGGAGCAATG GGGGGCTGTGGGACCTGACTGAGCAGCCCACACGCCTGCCTGTGGGCACTGGTCCTGTGCGAGCCCTCTTGATGCTGGATGAGACCCTGTGGGCCAGCTGTGCCAACCAGGTCACCGTCCTTGATGCCTCCACCCTCTGTGCTCAG CAAACCTTTGAGGCTCACCCGGACACAGAGGCCAGTGTGACACACATGATCAAGGCAGGTAGTGGCGTCTGGATGGCGTTTTCCTCAGGTTCCTCTATCCGCCTCTTCCACACCGAGACACTGGAGCACCTACAGGAGATCAACATTGCCACCAGGACCACCTTTGTCCTCCCAG GGCAAAGACATGTCCGTGTCACCAGCCTGCTCATCTGCCAGGGCTTGCTGTGGGTCGGCACCGACCAGGGCATCATTGTTCTGCTGCCCGTGCCCCGGTTGGAGGGCATCCCCAAAATCACTG GAAAAGGCATGGTGTCCCTCAATGGGCACGGTGGCCCCGTGGACTTCTTGGCCGTGGCACTGAGCACGTTGGCCCCTGATGTGCTAAAAGGAGAccaagaggaagaggaaggtgaGGAAGAGAAACCTCCAGAGCTGGATGGACCCCCACCAcgggaaataaggaaaaaagggaTTTTGTTGCAATACCGTCTCCGTTCCACCtcccacctccccgggcagctgctgtctgtgcGGGACGCTCCGGTTGGGACTGTTACCCCAGAGCATACAGAAGAAGATGGCTCCATCTACGAGATGGCTGACGACCCCGATGTGTGGGTCCGGAGCCGGCCCTGTGCCCGTGATGCTCCCCGCAAGGAGATCTCCTCTGTCGCCATCATTTCGGGGGGCAGAGGGTACCGTAACTTCAACTCTGAGCCGCAGCGCCGGGGTGGTGATGCTGACAGCACCCTGCTCATCTGGCAGCTCCCACTGATGCTATAG
- the ARHGEF10L gene encoding rho guanine nucleotide exchange factor 10-like protein isoform X3, with amino-acid sequence MGSLSVSHCTTWIRFPSLYFIFSLSPLSPPLPLAPQLHAFPPPSPTICKPGLERRVQHTDSTDPGAFAIFLVVFPVAEKKGGCVFFFFFSPLLSFSSPLEPTHQMYLKCKYEPPEETLQYKTETHVRAGKKNAKRRAKKKKKKKKLQRGRGCKVRWCTDSSIFRTGRLQEGRKIHPSSLLLRFCQGEIPFATILQEERLREGPRRSVWTPCAMASSQLPPCPTVGTVLASQPPSELPPGEEDLGEAFDFEDSDEEDEDSATEPSRGAVLQAPPRRHRATSSSTEGLVPEIQEGLPERVSNGETCEDPSDINSQTWKRKSGCRGDRFEFTAAEDDVIYDDVPCENLDANQDGRSLIYEDVQRGEELGWSSSEFESYSEESGEENKPEAEPAKHRASFQPKLSPDLNRLKERYARTKRDILALRVGGKDMQELKQKYDWKMTQLMKAAKSGTKDGLEKTKIAVMRKVTFLHRKEVPGDGECRRRLKEAEKLPPTPGISRGSLEHCGRGDSEEEDTGFLEVTVSDMKHPPPELGPMPTGLSPQQVVRRHILGSIVQSERNYVESLKRILQDYRNPLMEMEPKVLSARKCQVVFFRLKEILQCHSMFQIALSSRVAEWDSAEKIGDLFVASFSKSMVLDVYSDYVNNFTTAMSLIKKACLTKPAFLDFLKKRQMASTDRVTLYGLMVKPIQRFPQFILLLQDMLKNTPKGHADRLSLQLALTELETLAEKLNEQKRVADQVAEIQQLSKSISDRSSLSKLLNSGQRQLLLCETLTETVYGDRGQLIKSKERKVFLLNDMLVCANINFKPVNPRGQLEISSLVPLGPKYVVKWSTALPQVQVVEVGQESGAYDKDNVVIHNAGAKKHAPTGPASHNKVYLGPPRLFQELQDLQKDLAVVEQITLLISTLHGTYQNLNMTVAQDWCLALQRMMKVKEEEIHSANKCRLRLLLPGKPDKSGRPISVMVVFITPNPLSKISWVNCLHLAKIGLREENQPGWLCPDEDKKSKAPFWCPILSCHMPAFSSKALDLQLSAAVHNPVQSSLLGFSAVSTSLPQGYLWVGGGQEGAGGQVEIFSLNRSVPRTVKSFPVASPVLCMEYIPEVAEGDTVGTEEPRAGAEQPPATLHPTVCLGLQDGSIAVYGSVDTGTQCLLTCKSPGMQPVLCLKHSPEYLFAGLQDGTVAAYPRSNGGLWDLTEQPTRLPVGTGPVRALLMLDETLWASCANQVTVLDASTLCAQQTFEAHPDTEASVTHMIKAGSGVWMAFSSGSSIRLFHTETLEHLQEINIATRTTFVLPGQRHVRVTSLLICQGLLWVGTDQGIIVLLPVPRLEGIPKITGKGMVSLNGHGGPVDFLAVALSTLAPDVLKGDQEEEEGEEEKPPELDGPPPREIRKKGILLQYRLRSTSHLPGQLLSVRDAPVGTVTPEHTEEDGSIYEMADDPDVWVRSRPCARDAPRKEISSVAIISGGRGYRNFNSEPQRRGGDADSTLLIWQLPLML; translated from the exons ATGGGATCTCTGTCTGTCTCTCACTGCACCACGTGGATCCGCTTTCCTtctctctattttattttttccctttcccccctctcccccccactCCCTTTGGCCCCCCAACTCCAtgccttcccccctccctcccccaccaTTTGCAAACCTGGTTTAGAGCGAAGGGTGCAGCATACAGACAGCACCGACCCCGGGGCCTTTGCAATATTTTTGGTGGTGTTTCctgttgcagaaaaaaaaggaggttgtgtattctttttttttttttctccccttctctccttttcctcccccttAGAGCCCACCCACCAGATGtacttaaaatgtaaatatgagCCGCCAGAAGAAACGCTGcaatacaaaacagaaacacatgtacgggcaggaaaaaaaaatgcaaaaagaagagcaaaaaaaaaaaaaaaaaaaaaaaagcttcagagaGGAAGAGGCTGCAAAGTCCGGTGGTGCACAGACAGCTCCATCTTTAGGACAGGAAGACTACAGGAGG GAAGGAAGATACACCCCTCCTCGTTATTACTGAGATTTTGCCAAGGAGAGATTCCCTTTGCAACAATTTTGCAGGAG gaAAGGCTCAGGGAAGGGCCCAGGCGGAGCGTGTGGACCCCCTGTGCCATGGCTTCATCCCAGCTGCCCCCCTGTCCCACAGTAGGTACTGTCCTTGCTTCGCAGCCCCCCAGTGAGCTTCCCCCTGGTGAGGAGGACTTGGGTGAAGCCTTTGACTTCGAGGACAGTGACGAGGAGGACGAAGATTCAGCCACAGAGCCAAGCAGGGGAGCAGTCCTTCAGGCCCCTCCTCGCAGGCACCgtgccaccagctccagcaccG aGGGGCTGGTGCCAGAGATCCAGGAAGG GCTACCGGAGAGGGTGAGCAATGGGGAAACCTGTGAGGACCCCTCTGACATCAACAGCCAGACCTGGAAGAGGAAAAGTGGCTGCCGAG GTGATCGCTTTGAGTTCACGGCGGCAGAGGATGATGTGATTTATGACGACGTACCCTGTGAGAACCTCGATGCCAACCAGGATG GGCGCAGCCTAATCTACGAGGACGTGCAGCGGGGtgaggagctgggctggagctCCAGCGAGTTTGAGAGCTACAGCGAGGAGTCGGGTGAGGAGAACAAACCAGAGGCTGAGCCAGCCAAGCACCGGGCCTCCTTCCAGCCCAAG CTTTCTCCAGACCTGAATAGACTAAAGGAGAGATACGCCAGGACTAAGAGGGACATCCTGGCTTTAAGAGTTGGGGGGAAAGACatgcaggagctgaagcagaAGTATGATTGGAAG ATGACTCAACTGATGAAGGCGGCCAAAAGTGGCACCAAGGATGGGCTGGAGAAGACCAAGATCGCAGTGATGAGGAAGGTGACCTTCCTGCACCGTAAGGAAGTGCCAG GGGATGGGGAGTGTAGGAGAAGGTTGAAGGAGGCGGAAAAGCTACCACCCACCCCTGGCATCTCAAGGGGGTCACTGGAGCATTGCGGACGAG GAGACTCTGAGGAGGAGGACACGGGTTTCCTGGAGGTCACTGTCTCCGACATGAAGCACCCACCTCCTGAACTCGGCCCTATGCCTACAGGGCTCAGCCCCCAGCAG GTGGTGCGGCGACACATCCTGGGCTCTATCGTGCAGAGCGAGCGCAACTATGTCGAATCCCTGAAGCGCAtcctgcag GATTACAGGAACCCACTGATGGAGATGGAGCCTAAAGTGCTGAGTGCCAGGAAATGCCAGGTGGTGTTTTTTCGCCTGAAGGAGATTCTGCAGTGCCACTCCATGTTCCAGATCGCCCTCTCCTCCCGTGTAGCTGAGTGGGACTCTGCTGAGAAGATTGGGGACCTCTTTGTGGCCTCA TTCTCCAAGTCAATGGTGCTGGATGTCTACAGCGACTATGTCAACAACTTCACCACTGCCATGTCCCTTATCAAGAAGGCTTGTCTCACCAAACCTGCCTTCCTTGACTTCCTTAAG AAGCGGCAGATGGCCAGCACCGATCGGGTGACGCTCTATGGGCTGATGGTGAAACCTATCCAAAGGTTCCCCCAGTTCATCCTTCTCCTACAG GACATGCTGAAGAACACCCCCAAGGGCCACGCGGACCGCCTGTCCCTCCAGTTGGCCCTCACTGAGCTGGAGACGTTGGCCGAGAAGCTCAATGAGCAGAAGCGTGTGGCTGACCAGGTGGCTGAgatccagcagctcagcaaaagCATCAGTGACCGCAGCAGCCTCAGTAAG ctgctgaactCAGGGCAGCGGCAGCTCCTACTCTGTGAGACGCTGACAGAGACAGTGTATGGCGACCGGGGGCAACTCATCAAGTCCAAGGAGAGGAAGGTTTTTCTCCTCAACGACATGCTGGTCTGTGCCAACATCAACTTCAA GCCAGTGAACCCAAG AGGCCAGCTGGAAATAAGCAGCCTGGTGCCGTTGGGCCCCAAATATGTGGTGAAGTGGAGCACGGCCCTCCCACAGGTGCAGGTGGTGGAAGTGGGGCAGGAGAGCGGTGCCTATGACAAGGACAATGTGGTCATCCACAACGCTGGTGCCAAGAAGCACGCACCCACTGGGCCGGCCTCTCACA ataAAGTCTACCTGGGGCCACCGCGGCttttccaggagctgcaggacctACAGAAGGACCTCGCGGTGGTGGAGCAGATCACCCTGCTCATCAGCACGCTGCATGGCACCTACCAG AACCTGAATATGACTGTGGCCCAGGACTGGTGCTTGGCTCTGCAGAGGATGATGAAGGTGAAGGAGGAAGAGATCCATTCTGCCAACAAGTGCCGCCTCCGTCTCCTGCTGCCTGGCAAGCCGGACAA GTCTGGCCGCCCCATCAGTGTCATGGTGGTCTTCATCACTCCAAATCCTCTGAGCAAGATCTCCTGGGTCAATTGCCTGCACCTGGCCAAGATTGGGCTGC gggAGGAGAACCAGCCAGGCTGGCTCTGTCCTGACGAAGACAAGAAGAGCAAAGCTCCCTTCTGGTGCCCTATCCTCTCCTGCCACATGCCTGCCTTTTCCTCCAAAGCCCTTGATCTGCAG CTCAGCGCTGCAGTGCACAACCCTGTGCAATCCTCACTGTTGGGTTTCTCTGCCGTCAGCACCTCGTTGCCACAGGGCTACCTCTGG GTTGGGGGTGGCCAGGAAGGTGCAGGGGGACAAGTGGAGATCTTCTCCCTCAATCGCTCGGTGCCGCGGACGGTAAAATCCTTCCCAGTGGCGTCGCCGGTGCTGTGCATGGAGTACATCCCCGAGGTGGCTGagggggacacagtggggactGAAGAGCCCCGAGcaggtgctgagcagccccCTGCAACTTTGCATCCCACTGTTTGCTTGGGACTGCAGGACGGCAG TATCGCAGTGTATGGCAGCGTGGACACGGGGACGCAGTGCCTGCTGACCTGCAAGAGCCCCGGCATGCAGCCAGTCCTCTGCCTGAAGCACAGCCCTGAGTATCTgtttgcagggctgcaggatgggacGGTGGCCGCATACCCCAGGAGCAATG GGGGGCTGTGGGACCTGACTGAGCAGCCCACACGCCTGCCTGTGGGCACTGGTCCTGTGCGAGCCCTCTTGATGCTGGATGAGACCCTGTGGGCCAGCTGTGCCAACCAGGTCACCGTCCTTGATGCCTCCACCCTCTGTGCTCAG CAAACCTTTGAGGCTCACCCGGACACAGAGGCCAGTGTGACACACATGATCAAGGCAGGTAGTGGCGTCTGGATGGCGTTTTCCTCAGGTTCCTCTATCCGCCTCTTCCACACCGAGACACTGGAGCACCTACAGGAGATCAACATTGCCACCAGGACCACCTTTGTCCTCCCAG GGCAAAGACATGTCCGTGTCACCAGCCTGCTCATCTGCCAGGGCTTGCTGTGGGTCGGCACCGACCAGGGCATCATTGTTCTGCTGCCCGTGCCCCGGTTGGAGGGCATCCCCAAAATCACTG GAAAAGGCATGGTGTCCCTCAATGGGCACGGTGGCCCCGTGGACTTCTTGGCCGTGGCACTGAGCACGTTGGCCCCTGATGTGCTAAAAGGAGAccaagaggaagaggaaggtgaGGAAGAGAAACCTCCAGAGCTGGATGGACCCCCACCAcgggaaataaggaaaaaagggaTTTTGTTGCAATACCGTCTCCGTTCCACCtcccacctccccgggcagctgctgtctgtgcGGGACGCTCCGGTTGGGACTGTTACCCCAGAGCATACAGAAGAAGATGGCTCCATCTACGAGATGGCTGACGACCCCGATGTGTGGGTCCGGAGCCGGCCCTGTGCCCGTGATGCTCCCCGCAAGGAGATCTCCTCTGTCGCCATCATTTCGGGGGGCAGAGGGTACCGTAACTTCAACTCTGAGCCGCAGCGCCGGGGTGGTGATGCTGACAGCACCCTGCTCATCTGGCAGCTCCCACTGATGCTATAG